Proteins encoded together in one Streptomyces sp. NA04227 window:
- a CDS encoding glycosyltransferase family 2 protein, giving the protein MVKLSVIVPFYNVQQYAPDTLKSLRANARDDFEFILVDDCSRDETPDILAQAERELPGARLLRHEQNGGLATARNTGIDAANGKYLTFLDGDDWLAPGYYDQLVRSIEKLDVDFLRTDHVQCTARARSIHRVPVGKRNQALNPRDVILPADRSTSVDYAYAWAGIYHRRLIDTGVLHFTHGLRTAEDRPWIWKLHREAESFAAVGLLGVYYRRGVASSLTQIGDVRQLDFIRAFDQVIEETAKDRDAARLLPKAVRTYCAIISHHLGSIERFEPPVARKLKAMSSAALRRMPQDILDEALDSMDAQRATRLRRLRRRSAPAGVAA; this is encoded by the coding sequence GTGGTTAAGCTCTCCGTCATCGTGCCGTTCTACAACGTGCAGCAATACGCGCCCGACACTCTGAAGTCCTTGCGTGCCAATGCGCGCGACGACTTCGAGTTCATTCTCGTCGACGACTGTTCGCGGGACGAGACCCCGGACATCCTCGCGCAAGCCGAGCGCGAACTTCCGGGTGCCAGGCTCCTCAGACACGAACAGAACGGAGGCCTCGCCACCGCCCGCAACACAGGCATCGACGCGGCGAACGGTAAGTACCTCACCTTCCTCGACGGCGACGACTGGCTCGCACCCGGTTACTACGACCAACTCGTGCGCAGCATCGAGAAGTTGGACGTCGACTTCCTCCGTACGGACCATGTGCAGTGCACCGCCCGGGCCCGCAGCATCCACCGTGTGCCGGTCGGCAAGCGCAACCAGGCACTCAACCCGCGTGACGTGATCCTGCCCGCCGACCGCTCCACCTCCGTGGACTACGCCTACGCCTGGGCAGGCATCTACCACCGCCGTCTGATCGACACCGGTGTGCTGCATTTCACGCACGGTCTGCGAACCGCTGAGGACCGGCCATGGATCTGGAAATTGCACCGGGAAGCGGAGAGCTTCGCCGCAGTGGGACTGCTCGGCGTGTACTACCGTCGCGGGGTGGCGTCTTCACTGACCCAGATCGGTGATGTCCGCCAACTCGACTTCATCCGTGCGTTCGACCAGGTGATCGAGGAGACCGCAAAGGATCGTGACGCGGCCCGGCTGCTGCCGAAAGCCGTGCGCACCTATTGCGCCATCATCTCGCACCACCTGGGCTCCATCGAAAGGTTCGAACCCCCCGTGGCGCGCAAATTGAAAGCCATGAGTTCCGCGGCGCTTCGGCGCATGCCGCAGGACATCCTGGACGAGGCGCTCGACTCCATGGATGCCCAGCGCGCGACGCGGCTGCGCCGCCTGCGCCGCCGCTCGGCCCCTGCGGGGGTCGCGGCGTGA
- a CDS encoding DUF6716 putative glycosyltransferase gives MRVAVLADSDTRWKWGALTANRIVSDSRLSGFLLRGRATPTPRQLQEVGVTADSLREVTAVEFLREMEREVEEYDVIVLALVGGAVQAMLHGLARVWQDRPERPVVVTGYVGVVYEKLADGLLLRHGADLVLANSRQDAERFRAVYEGVGADASGVTETALPFLGGADYVPNDPYTVVFAAQPSVPENRKDRTYLLERLVQHAKLHPEREVLLKLRSRPGEHTTHIEELPYQKLAQRIEGGLPSNFRLVYGNMGEVLDRTDLLVTVSSTAALESLHRRIPTVVLSDLGVREALGNHHFIGSGCLASWDELDEGHRPEPDTTWVARQGVAAEGGYERAFDEARARVRKLLTAESLAPISPYYTLTTAPGYLPGILARHHLDRDGSPLPGAPGADKEPGPVRQIVRRAARGAYRHGVQRVAPVIRRMGEL, from the coding sequence CTGCGGGTCGCCGTGCTCGCGGACTCCGATACCCGGTGGAAATGGGGAGCTCTCACCGCGAACCGGATCGTATCGGACAGTAGGCTCAGCGGCTTTCTTCTGCGCGGGCGGGCCACCCCGACTCCGCGTCAACTCCAGGAAGTTGGTGTCACCGCAGATTCACTCCGCGAGGTAACAGCGGTCGAGTTCCTCAGGGAGATGGAGCGCGAGGTCGAGGAGTACGACGTGATCGTGCTCGCCCTCGTCGGAGGTGCCGTCCAGGCGATGCTGCACGGGCTCGCCCGGGTGTGGCAGGACCGGCCGGAACGTCCGGTGGTCGTGACCGGTTATGTGGGTGTGGTCTACGAGAAGCTGGCCGACGGTCTGCTGCTGCGCCACGGCGCGGACCTCGTCCTGGCCAACTCCCGTCAGGACGCCGAGCGTTTCCGTGCGGTGTACGAGGGAGTGGGTGCCGACGCCTCCGGTGTCACGGAGACCGCGCTGCCCTTCCTCGGCGGGGCCGACTACGTCCCGAACGACCCGTACACCGTGGTCTTCGCGGCGCAGCCGTCCGTGCCCGAGAACCGCAAGGACCGCACCTATCTGCTCGAACGGCTCGTGCAGCACGCGAAGTTGCACCCTGAGCGCGAGGTGCTGCTCAAGCTGCGCAGCAGGCCCGGTGAGCACACGACGCACATCGAGGAACTCCCGTACCAGAAACTCGCACAGCGGATCGAAGGGGGACTTCCGTCCAACTTCCGCCTGGTGTACGGAAATATGGGTGAAGTTCTCGACCGCACCGACCTCCTGGTCACCGTGAGCTCCACCGCGGCGCTCGAGTCGCTGCACCGCCGGATCCCGACCGTGGTGCTGAGCGACCTGGGTGTGCGCGAGGCGCTCGGCAACCACCACTTCATCGGCTCCGGATGCCTGGCGTCGTGGGACGAGCTGGACGAGGGGCACCGGCCCGAGCCCGACACCACCTGGGTGGCCCGGCAGGGAGTGGCCGCCGAGGGCGGCTACGAGCGGGCCTTCGACGAGGCGCGGGCACGCGTCCGCAAGCTGCTCACGGCCGAGTCGCTGGCGCCGATCAGCCCGTATTACACCCTCACCACAGCGCCTGGTTATCTGCCGGGAATCCTCGCCAGGCACCACCTCGACCGGGACGGCTCCCCGCTGCCCGGCGCGCCCGGTGCCGA